The DNA region AAGCGTCCGCGAGCAGGGCGGGCGCGATCGCGCCGTAGGACGCCTCGCCGACGCCGACGGCCGCGCGCGCCGAGAAGAGGGCGAAGAAGCTGCGCGCGAGGCCGCCCGCCGCCGTCGCGACGCTCCAGACCGCGATTCCGACTCCCAGGAGCGGCGGCCGGGACCGGCGGTCGCCGAGCACGCCGAAGACGGGCGAGGCGGCCATGTACACGACCACGAACGCCGTGACGAGGGACCCCAGCTGGAGGTCGGATGGATGGAGCTCGGAATGGCGGAGGCTCTCGACGAGCGCCGCCACGACGTACCGATCGAGATAGTTGAACAGGTTGATGAGCGTCAGGATCGCGAGAGCGCCGCGGGCGGAGCGAAGGAGGCTCGATCGGGAGGCCATGAGGGTCCCGCGATGCTAGTGTTCCCGGCGCGAAATAGCGACACCGCGAAACGGATCTCCCCGGGGATAAGGGATCGTGAAGAAGGCTCCCGGCGCTCCCGCGCGGAGTTACTATCGGGCCGATGAGCCGCCGCCGCGCCCTCGTCGTCTTCACCCGGAGCCCGGAGGCCGAGGCGCGCGCGAAGGGATTCTCGTCTGCTTCGGCGGCACCCCTCTTCCGCGCCCTTCTCGACTCCTGGGTCCGTCTCGCCCGCGAGACCGGCACGGACCTGGTCCTCGCGTCTCCCGCGGCGTGCCGCCGCCGGCTGGAAGGCTCCGGCATCGCTCCGGAGGCTCGCTTCCTCACGCAGCGCCGGGCCGCGTTCGGCGAACGGGTCGCGGCGATTTTCCGCGAGACCTTCGCCCTCGGATTCGAGTCGGTCGTGCTCGTCGGCGCGGACGGGCCGGCGATCGAACCGCGCGACCTCCGCCGCGCGTTCGCGGCGGCCGAGGCGGGCGAGGTCGCGCTCGGGCCCGCGAACGACGGGGGGGTCTATCTGATCGGGATGGATGGACGGGACGCGGATCTCGCCCGGTGTCTCCGGCTCCGGGACCCGCGGGCGCTCGTTTCCCTCCTTTCGGCGGCGGCGGACCGCCGCCGCGGCGTCGTCCTCTTCGCGCCGCGCCGGGAGATCGATTCGACTCTGGACGCGGTCCGCGTTCGCGGTCTCGCGGGCGTCGACCCCGACTGGTCGGACTATCGGCTTCTCCTCGAGCTGGCGCTTCGGCCGGCATGCCCCGCTCGGCGCCTCCATCGGCCGGCGGCGCCGGCGCCCTTCTCGCTCGGCCGCGCGCCGCGCGGACCACCCGCCGCCTGACGCGTCGCGCCCTCACCTTTTTTTCTGCAGGAGGTCCCATGACCGTTCTCGCCGAGAGAACTCCGCTGTTCGTTCCGCCGCTCGATCGATTCGAGACCGGCGGGCGGACCTATGCGATCGACGCGGCCGCTCCGAACTGGATCGCCGTCGACGAGCCGGGAGCCGCCGTGCTCGACGCCATCGCGGCCGAGCCCGGGATCGCTTTCGGGACGCTCGTCGCGCGCCATGCGCGGGAACGCGAGCGGGAAGCCGGCCGGGCGTGGCTCGAAATACACGATTTCGTTCGCGCGCTCGACCGCGCCGGCTTTCTGGCGCCGGAGCCGTTCCGCCGGCCGGAATACCCGGGCCGTGCCGCGCTCGCCTCGCCCGAGGGTCTCCGCGAGCTCTGGATCCAGGTCAACAACGCCTGCAACCTCTCGTGTGCGCACTGCCTCGTCTCCTCCGGGCCGGGCGGCGATCCGGGG from Thermoanaerobaculia bacterium includes:
- a CDS encoding DUF2064 domain-containing protein, whose protein sequence is MSRRRALVVFTRSPEAEARAKGFSSASAAPLFRALLDSWVRLARETGTDLVLASPAACRRRLEGSGIAPEARFLTQRRAAFGERVAAIFRETFALGFESVVLVGADGPAIEPRDLRRAFAAAEAGEVALGPANDGGVYLIGMDGRDADLARCLRLRDPRALVSLLSAAADRRRGVVLFAPRREIDSTLDAVRVRGLAGVDPDWSDYRLLLELALRPACPARRLHRPAAPAPFSLGRAPRGPPAA
- a CDS encoding MFS transporter; the protein is MASRSSLLRSARGALAILTLINLFNYLDRYVVAALVESLRHSELHPSDLQLGSLVTAFVVVYMAASPVFGVLGDRRSRPPLLGVGIAVWSVATAAGGLARSFFALFSARAAVGVGEASYGAIAPALLADA